The nucleotide window CTTAAATAGTTTGCAAGGTATCTTGATGAAGATTTCCACTTCAATATCACCTTTGAATCCACCAACCAGATCTTCTTGCGAGTCTCTTCAATGGGAGCATTGCTCTAAGAAAGAGAGATGAATTAGGGAAATTAACACCCAAATTAGCATTGCTCTAATATCACTTCAAATCCACATTACATGCAAAGAATAATCAAAGATGACTTGAACATTGTGAAAGCATATACCCGTTTTGACATCTCAAGAGCTATAAGCTCTGCAATACCAGTTCCAGCCTGCAAAAACACAAAATTGATCACCTTACCAAATATATTAGGAGGGACCAAGGACAAAAATCTTTCAAATGTTAATCACATAACCAAAAACAAATTGAACCATTCATTTGATAATATTCCCATACAGTTAAGGAAAGTAAAACAATAAGTATAAGATGGAAAGTCTTACTTCCCCAGCACCAAGGAACAAGAAAGTGTGATCAGCTAGGGAACCACCAAGCAACTTCAGTGCTGCAATAACCCCTGCCAGAACAACAGATGCTGTCCCCTGTGACAAAAGTATAAGCAATATATCAGAGATGAATATAAAGTCCTCTCAAGTAATGGCACATGATTGCACTATCCCATACCTGTATGTCGTCGTTGAAGACCAGATGAGTTGTACCATACTTTGCAAGCAGCTCAAAAGCATTATGGTTAGCAAAATCTTCAAACTGCAGAATTTGGCATAAAAGTAGACAGCATAAAAATACATCTGAGGAACTTCAAATATTGAAAAACTTATAATCAACTTATATGCTCTTAACTTGTTGCTAACCTGTACTAGGACTTTTTCTCCATAGTTCTGCTTTACAGCAGTCATGAATTCATGTAAAAGTTCATAGTATTCCTGAGAATAAAAATGTGAAAACCAAGGAATTTAGGCAATCTGCAACTAAAATCAACTAAACTTAGTCAAGGTGCAATAGTTTGTAACCTGGCCAGTTGCCCTTCTTTGTCTGAGTCCAATGTAAAATTCATCCTTCAGCAATTTCTCATTGTTTGTACCCACATCAATGGTTATAGGCAAACACTAAAAGAGCAACCAATAAACATTCTTAATCAGAAAGGATAAGGACGTGATGGCATCACAATCAGGGTTCAGGCTTTTAATTTACAAGGTTAACTCTGTTATTCAACACAGGTATGCCACATTATTCTGGAAGTATAGAATAATAGATATATTGATAGTCAAGGAATCATCGTTTTGAAAGGAAGTACTTTGCGCAAGGACTGATTAGAATTAATCATGGAGAGAATATTTCTTTTCTTTGGGTTTACAAAACAGGGGCAATTAGAGAGCAATCTTTAATGATCTTAAAATTGCTTACCGCAGAAGGACGGACTCCCCCAAGTGCAGTGTATAGTGCCAATTTCCCAACAGGAATACCCATCCCCTGTAACATTTTCAAACTCATCACACACATGATGATAGTCCTTTTATAGTTTAATGGTATTCTTATCTAATATGTTTATGACAGAACATGTTTACATGTTTACCTGACAGCCAAGATCCCCAAGTCCCAAAATACGCTCACCATCTGTCACAACAATAACTTGAATACTTCTTTCAGGCCAGTTTTTCAATACATCAAGAATCTTTCCCCTGCAAAGCCAACCAATCCATAATAAATAAAAGCTAAAAAATGTACATAGATCAAACAACTAAAGTACAAACAAGCATTCATACTTCTCCTTCAAACTTATGTATAGTCCCTGAGGACGCTTGAAGATGCTTCCATATTTCTGACAAGCTTCACCTACTGTTGGAGTGTAAACAATGGGAAGCAATTCTTCAACATTATCAATGAGAAGCTTGTAAAAGAGCCTCTCATTCCTCTCCTGTAACCCAGGAAAATTACGATTAGCTTTAAACCAAGCATTTAAGTAGAGTATAACTTCCGGTGTGTGTAAAAGAGGGTACCTCAAGTTCCATCATGGCCATATATTTTTGAATAGGAAGTTGATATTGTCTTATACTGTGCATCAATTTCTTCTCCTGAAGTTGTTGTGTTGCAACCACCGGGGGTAGAAGGCCACGCAGGTAGTGGGCATCCCTCTCTTTCTCAGTGAAGGCAAGTCCTTTGTTATGGCGTGGATCCCTCAACAGCGAGTATCCACTGCATGCAGCAACATCAACATATTAGTAGTGATCATATCAGCGATTCAGTGAACACAA belongs to Hevea brasiliensis isolate MT/VB/25A 57/8 chromosome 4, ASM3005281v1, whole genome shotgun sequence and includes:
- the LOC110641767 gene encoding NADP-dependent malic enzyme, which gives rise to MESTMKNIRGGASVLDMDPKNTVGGGVEDVYGEDCATEDQLVTPWTISVASGYSLLRDPRHNKGLAFTEKERDAHYLRGLLPPVVATQQLQEKKLMHSIRQYQLPIQKYMAMMELEERNERLFYKLLIDNVEELLPIVYTPTVGEACQKYGSIFKRPQGLYISLKEKGKILDVLKNWPERSIQVIVVTDGERILGLGDLGCQGMGIPVGKLALYTALGGVRPSACLPITIDVGTNNEKLLKDEFYIGLRQRRATGQEYYELLHEFMTAVKQNYGEKVLVQFEDFANHNAFELLAKYGTTHLVFNDDIQGTASVVLAGVIAALKLLGGSLADHTFLFLGAGEAGTGIAELIALEMSKRSNAPIEETRKKIWLVDSKGLIVSLRKDSLQHFKQPWAHEHEPINNLLDAVKAIKPTVLIGSSGVGRTFTKEVVEAMASLNEKPLILALSNPTSQSECTAEEAYTWTKGKAIFASGSPFDPVEYEGKVFVSGQANNAYIFPGFGLGLVISGAIRVHDDMLLAASEALAGQVSEENYANGLIYPPFSNIRKISANIAANVAAKAYELGVATRLPRPVNLVKYAESCMYSPVYRSYR